One Pseudorhodoplanes sinuspersici DNA segment encodes these proteins:
- a CDS encoding DUF1801 domain-containing protein — protein MVGKTSVRSTKAAKKAAVKPVAAKAVKPRKAASKPQSRDSKSPVLLSGGNPQIAKGYGDGPVQAYIAAMPGWKRDVGRRLDALIVRTVPGVRKAVKWNSPFYGVEDNVWFLSLHCFTKYIKVAFFRGASLRPVPPGESKHKDVRYLDIYEGQLDDAQFVDWVKQASQLPGERM, from the coding sequence ATGGTGGGCAAGACATCCGTCAGGTCAACGAAGGCCGCAAAGAAGGCCGCCGTTAAACCGGTGGCTGCCAAAGCGGTCAAGCCGCGCAAGGCGGCGTCGAAGCCGCAATCCCGCGACTCCAAAAGTCCGGTCCTGCTTTCAGGCGGCAATCCGCAGATCGCGAAAGGTTATGGCGACGGACCTGTGCAGGCCTATATCGCGGCCATGCCGGGCTGGAAAAGAGATGTCGGGCGCCGTCTCGACGCGCTGATCGTGCGCACCGTTCCCGGTGTGCGCAAGGCGGTCAAATGGAATTCGCCGTTCTATGGCGTCGAAGACAATGTCTGGTTCCTCAGCCTTCACTGCTTCACGAAATACATCAAGGTAGCTTTCTTCCGCGGCGCGTCACTGCGACCTGTGCCGCCCGGTGAATCCAAGCATAAGGACGTGCGCTACCTCGACATCTACGAGGGCCAGCTCGACGACGCGCAGTTCGTCGATTGGGTGAAGCAGGCGAGCCAATTGCCCGGCGAACGCATGTGA
- a CDS encoding N-acetylmuramoyl-L-alanine amidase: MKREGQIVTGRWRTTILAAALLTLAGASPVLAQSRAQAPAALPVATDIRVAGDDQSTRLIMDVTQNLGVRAFTLADPYRVVVDIPQTIFQLPPKSGDAGRGLIKAYRFGLVMAGGSRIVIDVTKPVRIEKAQVLEAKDGQPARLVLDLTATDREAFMRHLALDRTAVRANEAIRKSIDTVVADKPSGDVRPLIVIDPGHGGPDTGTKAGGGEILEKDVVLGFSTVLRDQLEKSGRYRVVMTRTDDTFIPLIDRVKFARNRQAQLFVSIHADALPKSGGAVQGATIYTLSDTASDAEAAKLAEDENRSDQIAGIDLGKEPGDVADILLDLAHRETKTFSHAFARLLIGEMRNAVRLHKKPLKSAGFVVLKAPDVPSVLIELGYMTNKQDLKLLTSDAWRAKTAATMAEAVDQFFRTRIAGTEAGPSARR, translated from the coding sequence ATGAAGCGGGAGGGGCAAATCGTGACCGGCCGCTGGCGGACGACCATTCTTGCTGCCGCGTTGCTGACACTGGCGGGCGCTTCGCCCGTGCTGGCGCAAAGCCGCGCCCAGGCTCCGGCGGCACTTCCCGTTGCGACCGACATTCGCGTCGCCGGCGACGATCAATCGACCCGCCTGATCATGGACGTGACGCAGAATCTTGGCGTCCGCGCCTTCACGCTGGCTGATCCCTATCGGGTGGTTGTCGATATCCCGCAGACCATCTTCCAGCTTCCGCCGAAATCGGGCGATGCGGGGCGGGGGCTGATCAAGGCTTATCGGTTCGGCCTCGTGATGGCCGGCGGCTCGCGCATCGTCATTGACGTCACCAAGCCGGTGCGGATCGAGAAGGCGCAGGTGCTGGAGGCCAAGGACGGCCAGCCGGCGCGGCTGGTGCTTGATCTGACCGCGACCGACCGCGAAGCCTTCATGCGGCATCTGGCGCTCGACCGCACGGCGGTTCGGGCCAATGAAGCCATTCGCAAAAGCATCGATACGGTGGTTGCGGACAAGCCGTCCGGCGATGTGCGGCCTTTGATTGTGATCGATCCTGGGCATGGCGGGCCCGATACCGGCACCAAGGCCGGCGGCGGCGAGATCCTGGAAAAGGATGTGGTGCTCGGCTTCTCGACCGTGCTGCGCGATCAGCTTGAAAAGAGCGGACGTTATCGCGTGGTCATGACCCGCACCGACGACACCTTCATTCCACTGATCGATCGCGTGAAATTCGCCCGCAACCGCCAGGCGCAGCTTTTCGTTTCGATTCACGCCGATGCGCTGCCGAAGTCGGGAGGCGCTGTGCAGGGAGCGACGATCTATACATTGTCCGATACCGCGTCGGACGCGGAAGCCGCCAAGCTCGCCGAAGACGAAAACCGTTCGGATCAGATCGCCGGCATCGATCTTGGCAAGGAGCCGGGCGATGTCGCCGACATCCTGCTCGATCTGGCGCATCGCGAGACCAAGACGTTTTCCCATGCCTTCGCCCGGCTGCTGATCGGCGAGATGCGCAATGCCGTCCGCCTGCACAAGAAGCCGCTCAAGTCGGCGGGCTTTGTCGTACTCAAGGCGCCAGACGTGCCATCGGTGCTGATCGAACTCGGCTATATGACCAACAAGCAGGATCTGAAGCTGTTGACCTCGGATGCCTGGCGGGCCAAGACCGCCGCGACCATGGCGGAGGCGGTGGACCAGTTCTTCCGCACCCGAATCGCTGGGACCGAGGCGGGGCCTTCGGCGCGGCGTTGA
- a CDS encoding Rne/Rng family ribonuclease, whose protein sequence is MSNKMLIDATHPEETRVVVLRGNRVEEFDFESASRKQLRGNIYLAKVTRVEPSLQAAFVDYGGNRHGFLAFSEIHPDYYQIPVADRQALLEDERRSHTDDEDDNGGAQSKGERRGGRRGRHSRRGSNRNRNRDVVRSDVIEGQTETPVIDKEAPHHSFEGDAPEQVLNDNGDQFTQQEYSREAGETVAEATSGEPQPQDVTPQVSEEPVTPQTSEQPEAKEPSSEASEASVAPEASPASAAAVEYDAGVPVESVSAAYDNDDADNDNADKTAEDAPGIAADASTDDEHGADDHASDDRSTDHEDRSTDHNGDDENDDDDGEESEESDEEEVVESVGGDAIEEVMERAPRYRRHYKIQEVIKRRQVMLVQVVKEERGTKGAALTTYLSLAGRYSVLMPNTARGGGISRKVTNAEDRKHMKEIAEALEVPEGMGVILRTAGAARTKIEIKRDFEYLLRLWETVRDLTLKSTAPTLVYEEGSLVKRAIRDLYHKDIEEIVVEGEAAYREAKDFMRMLMPSAVKSVVPYSDAQPIFTRYGIESQLDAMFQPTVQLKSGGYIVINQTEALVAIDVNSGRATREHSIEDTATKTNSEAAVEIARQLRLRDLAGLIVIDFIDMDEGRNNRSVERKLKDALKSDRARIQVGRISHFGLMEMSRQRIRSSVLESSTETCPHCGGTGHVRAVSSVALQLVRGVEETLLKGATHNLIVRSRSDVAIYVLNHKRAHLRMLEERFKITIAVTVDPTLTGHPSFAIDRGEQVMSMDQAKAIAATIKPDSIPVYAEDEDIEVVEDEVLDELEAEGEETAEAQEQQEPTGRRKRRRGRRGRGRDGEGREQAEASAVPSEGDEIAAGEAVSSDGEAAAEDATASADGDSEGDRRRRRRGRRGGRRNRRDRDGQPDDATGDEASGEDVARDDIAAKHDEPVDKEAVQDAVLAIENTGSSPQDEPQPLIAETPAAEPAPASQAFEAPQAPAEREQPVVRRRSTVREAPPVYSSNGEAAPTYAPPAPPPTSAPVESAEPAAETATQEKPRRFGWWSKRI, encoded by the coding sequence ATGTCCAACAAAATGCTGATCGACGCGACCCATCCGGAAGAAACCCGGGTGGTCGTCCTGCGCGGCAACCGTGTCGAGGAGTTCGACTTTGAAAGCGCAAGCCGCAAGCAGCTTCGCGGCAATATCTATCTCGCCAAAGTCACCCGTGTAGAGCCCTCGCTGCAGGCGGCCTTCGTCGACTACGGCGGTAACCGTCACGGCTTCCTGGCCTTTTCGGAAATCCATCCCGACTATTACCAGATCCCGGTCGCCGACCGGCAGGCGCTGCTGGAAGACGAGCGTCGCTCGCACACCGACGACGAAGACGACAATGGCGGCGCCCAGAGCAAAGGCGAGCGGCGCGGTGGACGCCGCGGCCGTCACAGCCGTCGCGGTTCCAATCGCAATCGCAACCGCGATGTCGTGCGCAGCGATGTCATCGAAGGACAGACGGAAACGCCGGTCATCGACAAGGAAGCGCCGCACCATTCGTTCGAGGGCGATGCGCCAGAACAGGTGCTGAATGATAACGGCGACCAGTTCACACAGCAGGAATATTCCCGCGAGGCTGGTGAGACCGTCGCCGAAGCCACGTCAGGCGAACCGCAGCCGCAGGACGTCACACCACAGGTGTCCGAAGAGCCGGTGACGCCGCAAACATCCGAGCAGCCGGAAGCGAAAGAACCATCCAGCGAAGCCTCGGAAGCGAGCGTCGCTCCGGAAGCGAGCCCCGCCAGCGCCGCGGCCGTGGAATATGATGCGGGCGTTCCGGTTGAATCCGTTTCGGCGGCGTACGACAATGACGATGCCGACAATGACAATGCCGACAAAACGGCTGAAGACGCACCGGGCATTGCGGCCGACGCCAGCACTGACGACGAGCATGGCGCAGACGATCATGCCAGCGACGATCGCAGCACCGATCATGAAGATCGCAGCACCGATCATAATGGTGACGATGAAAACGACGACGACGATGGTGAGGAATCGGAAGAGTCGGACGAGGAAGAAGTCGTCGAATCGGTCGGTGGCGATGCCATCGAAGAGGTGATGGAGCGCGCTCCGCGCTATCGCCGCCATTACAAGATCCAGGAAGTCATCAAGCGCCGCCAGGTGATGCTGGTGCAGGTGGTGAAGGAAGAGCGCGGCACCAAGGGCGCTGCGCTGACCACCTACCTCTCACTCGCCGGCCGTTACTCGGTGTTGATGCCCAACACCGCGCGTGGCGGCGGCATCTCCCGCAAGGTCACCAATGCGGAAGACCGCAAGCACATGAAGGAAATCGCCGAGGCGCTTGAGGTGCCGGAGGGCATGGGCGTGATCCTGCGCACCGCCGGCGCGGCCCGCACCAAGATCGAGATCAAGCGCGACTTCGAATATCTGTTGCGGCTGTGGGAAACGGTGCGCGACCTGACGCTGAAATCCACCGCCCCCACCCTCGTTTACGAGGAAGGCTCGCTGGTCAAGCGCGCAATCCGCGACCTCTATCACAAAGACATTGAAGAGATCGTGGTTGAAGGCGAAGCCGCCTATCGCGAGGCCAAAGACTTCATGCGCATGCTCATGCCGAGCGCGGTGAAGAGCGTTGTGCCCTACAGCGATGCGCAGCCGATCTTCACCCGTTACGGTATCGAGTCGCAGCTCGATGCGATGTTCCAGCCGACCGTGCAGCTCAAGTCGGGCGGCTATATCGTCATCAACCAGACCGAAGCTTTGGTTGCGATCGACGTGAATTCAGGACGCGCCACGCGCGAGCATTCGATCGAGGACACGGCGACCAAGACCAATTCCGAAGCGGCGGTCGAAATCGCACGGCAGCTCCGGTTGCGCGACCTTGCCGGCCTGATCGTGATCGACTTCATCGACATGGACGAAGGCCGCAACAACCGGTCGGTCGAACGCAAGCTCAAAGACGCGCTGAAGAGCGACCGCGCCCGTATCCAGGTCGGCCGCATCTCGCATTTCGGCCTGATGGAAATGTCGCGCCAGCGCATCCGCTCGTCGGTGCTGGAGAGTTCGACCGAAACCTGCCCGCATTGCGGCGGTACCGGCCATGTCCGCGCCGTCTCGTCGGTGGCGTTGCAGCTCGTGCGCGGCGTCGAAGAGACGCTGCTCAAGGGCGCAACTCACAATCTCATCGTGCGCTCGCGCTCCGACGTCGCGATCTACGTGCTCAACCACAAGCGCGCGCATCTGCGCATGCTGGAAGAGCGCTTCAAGATCACGATCGCGGTGACGGTCGATCCGACGCTGACCGGACACCCCTCCTTCGCCATCGATCGCGGCGAGCAGGTGATGTCGATGGATCAGGCCAAGGCCATCGCTGCGACCATCAAGCCGGATTCGATTCCGGTTTATGCCGAGGACGAGGATATCGAGGTGGTCGAGGATGAAGTCCTCGACGAACTCGAAGCCGAAGGCGAAGAAACCGCGGAGGCGCAGGAGCAGCAGGAACCGACCGGCCGCCGCAAGCGTCGCCGTGGACGCCGCGGCCGCGGTCGCGATGGCGAAGGCCGTGAACAGGCGGAAGCGTCCGCCGTGCCGTCCGAAGGCGATGAGATCGCGGCGGGTGAAGCCGTTTCTTCCGACGGCGAAGCTGCAGCCGAGGATGCCACCGCATCCGCTGACGGCGATAGCGAAGGCGACAGGCGACGCCGCCGGCGCGGCCGCCGGGGTGGACGCCGCAATCGCCGTGATCGCGATGGTCAGCCTGACGACGCAACTGGTGATGAAGCGTCTGGTGAGGACGTTGCCCGCGACGACATTGCCGCAAAGCATGACGAGCCGGTCGACAAAGAGGCGGTGCAGGATGCGGTTCTTGCCATCGAAAACACTGGCTCCTCTCCGCAGGACGAACCGCAGCCACTGATCGCTGAAACACCGGCTGCCGAACCCGCCCCCGCTTCTCAGGCCTTCGAGGCACCGCAGGCACCGGCCGAACGCGAACAGCCCGTTGTTCGGCGCCGCTCGACGGTTCGCGAAGCGCCACCGGTGTATTCTTCGAACGGAGAAGCAGCGCCGACCTATGCGCCGCCGGCTCCGCCGCCCACATCGGCTCCGGTTGAATCTGCCGAGCCTGCTGCCGAGACGGCGACGCAGGAGAAGCCGCGGCGGTTTGGCTGGTGGTCAAAGCGTATCTGA
- a CDS encoding penicillin-binding protein 1A: protein MKLMLRFFGFLFAVGTILFLVGVAGVAGLMWHYSKDLPDYSQLQDYEPPVMTRVHATDGSLVAEYARERRLYLPIQAVPKRVIHAFLSAEDKNFYEHGGLDFNGMARAGALYIQNYGTGRRPQGASTITQQVAKNFLLTNEVSFTRKIKEALLAMKIERAYTKDKILELYLNEIYLGFSAYGVAAASLLYFDKSVHELTVAEAAYLAALPKAPSSLHPFRQRERATERRNYVIDRMVENGYVKPEEGEKAKKEPLAVTARPTGSHIFAAEYFAEEVRREIYDRYGEKKLYEGGLSVRATLDPKLQALARKVLTDGLTKYDENQGYRGAVQKLDVTGDWGVKLAEVKALSDIGWKMAVVLETSDQSARIGFQPAREPGGAIMRERRVGIVPLEGVKWAKAASGPGRGRTPSKVSQVLEPGDVIYVEPLAAKDAQQEQNAQYRLRQIPEISGAITVMDPRTGRVLALVGGFSFDQSQFNRATQALRQPGSSFKPFVYAAALDNGYTPSTVVMDSPIEIDQGPGLGMWRPENYSAGKYYGPQTLRFGIEHSRNVMTVRLAQDVGMPLIAEYAKRFGVYDDLPPYLSFALGAGETTTLRMTAAYSMFANGGRRIKPTLIDRIQDRYGHTIYKHDQRECRGCDAERWSNQPEPTLVDRREQVIDPMTAYQITSMMEGVVQRGTATTVREVGKPVAGKTGTTNDEKDAWFVAFSPDLAVGVYLGFDKPKSMGRGATGGQLAAPVVRDFLKVALADKPAVPFRVPAGIKLIRIDPKSGMRAGPGSERVILEAFKPGTAPPDSYSVVGYDGGGGYSTNPADSDRFIRSGTGGLY, encoded by the coding sequence ATGAAATTGATGCTGCGCTTTTTCGGCTTCCTGTTCGCGGTCGGAACGATCCTGTTCCTGGTCGGGGTCGCCGGCGTCGCCGGCTTGATGTGGCATTACTCCAAGGACCTGCCGGATTACTCGCAGCTCCAGGATTACGAGCCGCCGGTGATGACGCGGGTGCACGCGACCGATGGATCGCTGGTCGCCGAATATGCGCGTGAGCGTCGTCTTTATCTGCCGATCCAGGCAGTGCCGAAGAGGGTGATCCACGCCTTCCTCTCGGCCGAAGACAAGAACTTCTACGAGCATGGCGGCCTCGATTTCAACGGCATGGCGAGAGCCGGCGCTCTGTATATCCAGAACTATGGCACCGGCCGCCGCCCCCAGGGCGCCTCCACGATCACACAACAGGTTGCGAAAAACTTTCTGTTGACCAACGAAGTGTCGTTCACGCGCAAGATCAAGGAAGCGCTGCTCGCGATGAAGATCGAGCGCGCCTACACGAAGGACAAGATCCTCGAACTGTATCTCAACGAGATCTATCTGGGCTTCTCGGCTTATGGCGTCGCTGCGGCTTCGCTGCTCTATTTCGACAAGTCGGTGCATGAATTGACGGTCGCGGAAGCGGCTTATCTCGCAGCGCTGCCGAAGGCGCCGTCATCGCTGCATCCTTTCCGTCAACGCGAGCGCGCGACCGAGCGCAGAAACTATGTCATCGATCGCATGGTCGAGAACGGCTATGTGAAGCCGGAAGAGGGCGAGAAGGCGAAGAAGGAGCCGCTTGCCGTCACCGCGCGCCCGACCGGATCGCACATCTTCGCGGCCGAGTATTTCGCCGAGGAAGTGCGCCGCGAAATTTACGACCGCTATGGTGAGAAGAAGCTGTACGAAGGCGGCCTTTCGGTTCGCGCGACACTCGATCCGAAGTTGCAGGCGCTGGCCCGCAAGGTGCTCACCGATGGCCTAACGAAATACGATGAGAACCAGGGCTATCGCGGCGCGGTTCAGAAACTCGACGTCACCGGCGATTGGGGGGTGAAGCTCGCCGAAGTGAAGGCCCTGTCCGATATTGGATGGAAAATGGCCGTCGTCCTCGAAACCTCCGATCAATCGGCCCGGATCGGCTTTCAGCCTGCGCGAGAGCCGGGTGGGGCTATTATGCGGGAGCGCCGCGTCGGTATCGTGCCGCTCGAAGGCGTGAAATGGGCAAAGGCTGCCTCCGGGCCGGGCCGCGGGCGGACTCCGAGCAAGGTCAGCCAGGTGCTCGAGCCAGGCGACGTGATTTATGTCGAGCCGCTGGCCGCAAAGGACGCGCAGCAGGAACAGAATGCGCAATATCGGTTGCGCCAGATTCCCGAAATCAGCGGGGCTATCACCGTGATGGATCCTAGGACCGGCCGCGTGCTGGCGCTCGTTGGCGGGTTCTCGTTCGATCAGAGCCAGTTCAACCGCGCGACGCAGGCGCTGCGCCAGCCAGGGTCGTCTTTCAAGCCGTTCGTCTACGCTGCTGCACTCGACAACGGCTACACGCCATCGACCGTCGTGATGGATTCGCCGATCGAGATCGATCAGGGACCGGGCTTGGGTATGTGGCGGCCAGAAAACTATTCGGCCGGCAAGTATTACGGCCCGCAAACATTGCGCTTTGGCATTGAGCATTCGCGTAACGTGATGACCGTGCGTCTAGCGCAGGATGTTGGCATGCCTCTGATCGCAGAATATGCCAAGCGCTTCGGCGTGTATGACGATCTGCCGCCGTATCTGTCGTTCGCGTTGGGCGCTGGCGAAACAACGACGCTGCGCATGACAGCCGCTTATTCGATGTTCGCTAATGGCGGACGTCGCATCAAGCCGACATTGATTGATCGGATCCAGGACCGCTATGGTCATACGATTTACAAGCACGATCAACGCGAATGCCGCGGTTGCGACGCCGAGCGCTGGTCCAATCAGCCTGAACCCACATTGGTCGACAGACGCGAGCAGGTCATCGATCCGATGACGGCCTATCAGATCACGTCGATGATGGAGGGTGTGGTTCAGCGCGGTACGGCGACGACGGTTCGCGAAGTCGGCAAGCCCGTAGCCGGCAAGACCGGTACCACCAACGACGAAAAGGATGCCTGGTTCGTCGCCTTCTCGCCGGATCTCGCGGTGGGGGTGTATCTCGGTTTCGACAAGCCGAAGTCGATGGGACGTGGTGCGACCGGCGGTCAATTGGCTGCCCCGGTCGTCCGCGATTTCCTGAAGGTCGCGTTGGCCGACAAGCCGGCCGTGCCGTTCCGCGTGCCGGCCGGAATCAAGCTGATCCGCATCGATCCGAAGAGCGGCATGCGCGCGGGTCCTGGCTCCGAGCGCGTGATCCTCGAGGCCTTCAAACCGGGAACGGCACCACCGGATTCCTATTCGGTGGTTGGCTACGACGGGGGCGGTGGCTACAGCACGAACCCGGCCGACTCCGACCGTTTCATCCGCTCGGGGACGGGTGGCCTCTACTAG
- a CDS encoding DUF1801 domain-containing protein, giving the protein MKNATAPMKKSKTAPKKEKAGDCPSRLIDAKIAALGDWRGETLARVRALIKQADPDIAEEVKWRKPSNPAGVPVWSHDGIVCTGETYKDKVKLTFTNGASLDDPSGLFNSSLDGNVRRAIDIHEGDKINEKALKTLIRAAVTLNTSAQAARARKKTKSA; this is encoded by the coding sequence ATGAAGAATGCAACGGCACCCATGAAGAAGAGCAAAACCGCCCCGAAGAAAGAAAAAGCAGGAGACTGTCCCTCCCGCCTCATCGATGCGAAAATCGCGGCGCTCGGTGACTGGCGCGGCGAGACACTCGCGCGGGTTCGTGCGCTGATCAAGCAGGCCGATCCTGACATCGCCGAGGAGGTGAAATGGCGAAAGCCATCCAATCCCGCCGGCGTTCCGGTCTGGTCACACGACGGAATCGTCTGCACCGGCGAGACCTACAAGGACAAAGTGAAGCTGACTTTCACAAACGGTGCGTCGCTGGATGACCCTTCAGGTCTTTTCAACTCCAGCCTCGACGGCAATGTCAGGCGCGCCATCGATATCCATGAGGGCGACAAGATCAATGAGAAGGCGTTGAAGACGCTCATTCGCGCCGCTGTCACACTGAATACGTCGGCGCAGGCCGCCCGCGCTCGGAAAAAAACAAAGAGTGCTTGA
- a CDS encoding DUF3597 domain-containing protein, with amino-acid sequence MSIFGKIMSTIFGSSTSAASTGSAAAPADSGATTGAAGGGTMSEVDVEKVVSEMAAKKKEKLDWKKSIVDLMKVLDLDSSLKARQELAKELKYTGDMNDSAKMNIWLHKHVMKKLAENGGKVPADLKD; translated from the coding sequence ATGAGTATTTTCGGGAAGATTATGTCGACGATTTTCGGCTCCAGCACTTCGGCCGCGAGTACCGGTTCGGCTGCGGCGCCGGCCGATAGCGGCGCGACGACAGGCGCGGCTGGTGGCGGGACCATGTCGGAGGTCGATGTCGAGAAGGTCGTATCGGAAATGGCGGCCAAGAAAAAAGAGAAGCTCGACTGGAAGAAGTCGATCGTCGACCTGATGAAGGTCCTTGACCTCGATTCAAGCCTCAAGGCCCGTCAGGAACTCGCCAAGGAACTTAAATATACCGGTGACATGAATGACTCCGCCAAGATGAACATCTGGCTGCACAAGCACGTGATGAAAAAGCTGGCCGAGAATGGTGGCAAGGTGCCGGCCGATCTCAAGGACTGA
- a CDS encoding PilZ domain-containing protein, protein MLPFGRKTRPSRRRVDKQAWLVFDGDFALRPCTVIDMSDDGARLNIDQTDRLPKRFSLTFSRASRAGRHCEVRWKHGRSVGVKFVT, encoded by the coding sequence ATGCTTCCCTTTGGACGAAAAACGCGCCCCTCGCGCCGGCGCGTCGACAAACAGGCCTGGCTTGTGTTCGACGGCGACTTCGCGCTGCGGCCCTGCACCGTCATTGACATGTCCGATGATGGTGCACGGCTGAATATCGATCAGACGGACCGGCTGCCGAAGCGTTTCAGCCTCACCTTCTCGCGCGCCAGCCGCGCCGGCCGACATTGCGAGGTCCGCTGGAAACATGGACGGTCGGTCGGTGTGAAATTCGTCACCTAG
- a CDS encoding SRPBCC family protein, whose amino-acid sequence MTETSAETRSVVVEREIPHPPEKIWRALTQPHLIEEWLMKNDFKPVVGHRFNLRGEWGGVLDCEVLAIEPNRTLSYTWNFAHDDAAYDLRSVVTFTLTPTRTGTHLRMEQVGFRPDQKQAYGGARHGWQQFFEKLEQVLMRAE is encoded by the coding sequence ATGACCGAAACATCGGCCGAAACGCGCTCCGTCGTTGTCGAACGCGAGATTCCGCATCCGCCGGAAAAGATCTGGCGCGCGCTCACGCAACCGCACCTGATCGAGGAATGGCTGATGAAGAACGACTTCAAGCCGGTGGTGGGTCACCGTTTCAATCTGCGCGGAGAGTGGGGCGGCGTGCTGGATTGCGAGGTCCTCGCCATCGAGCCGAACCGAACGCTGTCCTATACGTGGAATTTTGCGCACGACGATGCAGCCTACGATCTGCGGAGTGTGGTGACCTTCACGCTCACGCCAACGCGCACCGGGACACATCTGCGCATGGAGCAGGTGGGCTTCCGGCCGGATCAGAAACAGGCTTACGGCGGCGCCAGGCACGGCTGGCAGCAGTTCTTTGAAAAGCTGGAGCAGGTCTTGATGCGAGCAGAGTAA
- a CDS encoding ArsR/SmtB family transcription factor, translated as MPNAHDVLFRTLADPTRRALFERLCREGEQTVAALTARAGVSQPAVSKHLGVLRQAGLVRDRHEGRQTHYSAQLAALAPLIDWTSQMTGYWQSRFDDLESLLKRMDQ; from the coding sequence ATGCCCAACGCCCACGATGTGCTGTTCAGAACGCTCGCCGATCCGACGCGGCGGGCGCTCTTCGAGCGATTGTGCCGCGAAGGCGAGCAGACCGTTGCGGCCCTGACGGCGCGGGCCGGGGTCTCGCAACCGGCCGTCTCCAAGCATCTGGGGGTTCTGAGGCAGGCCGGCCTGGTGCGCGACCGTCATGAAGGCCGCCAGACGCATTACAGCGCGCAGCTCGCAGCGCTTGCTCCGCTGATCGACTGGACCAGCCAGATGACCGGCTATTGGCAAAGCCGGTTCGACGACCTCGAATCCCTGCTCAAAAGGATGGACCAATGA
- a CDS encoding alpha/beta fold hydrolase translates to MHGGPAATGNATPIAQELADTFRVLEPFQRGSGGDPLSVSTHIADLHDIIVARAGGERPALVGESWGAMLALAYAAAHPETIGPIALIGCGTFDVVARAKLAATLEARLARGESLYDFAPLETITQSIDDSLDKAAHLQTWEDMIRLQHEGVYPAAFAVITSPVLMLHGSYDPHPGKMIRDSLMPHLSELEYREFDKCGHSPWIERFARDNFFVTLRTWLSKFGQTE, encoded by the coding sequence TTGCACGGCGGTCCGGCGGCCACAGGCAATGCAACGCCGATAGCTCAAGAGCTGGCGGACACTTTCCGCGTGTTGGAACCTTTTCAGCGCGGCAGTGGCGGAGATCCGCTTTCCGTCTCAACTCACATTGCCGATCTTCACGACATAATCGTTGCGCGCGCCGGCGGTGAACGGCCAGCCTTGGTCGGCGAGTCCTGGGGAGCGATGCTGGCGCTTGCCTATGCAGCCGCACATCCGGAAACTATTGGGCCGATCGCGCTCATCGGATGCGGCACTTTTGATGTTGTTGCACGAGCAAAGTTAGCGGCAACGCTCGAAGCCAGACTCGCGCGCGGGGAGAGCCTTTACGATTTCGCGCCTTTGGAAACAATCACGCAGAGCATTGACGACTCTCTTGACAAGGCCGCCCATCTGCAGACTTGGGAAGACATGATACGGCTGCAGCACGAAGGCGTTTATCCGGCGGCGTTCGCGGTCATCACTTCGCCCGTCCTCATGCTGCACGGTTCATACGATCCGCATCCGGGAAAAATGATTCGGGACAGCCTCATGCCTCATCTTTCCGAGCTTGAATATCGCGAATTCGATAAATGCGGCCACTCGCCCTGGATTGAACGCTTTGCGCGCGACAATTTCTTCGTCACCCTGCGCACTTGGCTGTCCAAGTTCGGCCAAACCGAGTGA